Proteins from a single region of Urocitellus parryii isolate mUroPar1 chromosome 4, mUroPar1.hap1, whole genome shotgun sequence:
- the Topors gene encoding E3 ubiquitin-protein ligase Topors isoform X1 yields the protein MGSQQPPGSPLSREEGEAPPPTPAPEGRRRSRRVRLRGSCRHRPSLLGRGELASSAAAGPAPASSEIMASAAKEFKMDNFSPKAGTSKLQQTVPADASPDSKCPICLDRFDNVSYLDRCLHKFCFRCVQEWSKNKAECPLCKQPFDSIFHSVRAEDDFKEYVLRPSYNGSFATPEVRRFRYRTTMTRERNASVYSPSSTMNRRTTTPPDSGVLFEGLGISSRPRGVEIPQLMRQISLRQSTADERPLRKIQEQDIINFRRTLYRAGARVRNIEDGGRYRDISAEFFRRNPACLHRLVPWLKRELTVLFGAHGSLVNIVQHIIMSNVTRYDLESQAFVSDLRPFLLNRTEHFIHEFISFARSPFNMAAFDQHANYDCPAPSYEEGSHSDSSVITISPDETETQELDINVATVSQAPWDDETPGPSYSSSEQVHVAMSSLLNTSDSSDEELVTEGATSQIQGVQTNEDLNNDSDSSSDNCVIVGFVKPLAERTPELVELSSDSEELGSYEKIETGKTQEQEHSYSTGDSDVSRCSSPHSVLGKDEQMNKGHCDSGTRIKSRKEEKRSTSLSSPRDLSSSMRGDRVYSPYNHRHRKRGRSRSSDSRSQSRSGHDQRNHRRHHGKKRMKSKRSRSRESSRPRGRRDKKRSRTRDSSWSRRSQTLSLSSESTSRSRSRSSDHGKRRSRSRNRDRYYLRNNYGSRYKWEYTYYSRNKDRDGYESSYRRRTLSRAHYSRQSSSPEFRIQSFSERTNARKKNNHSERKYYYYERHRSRSLSSNRSRTASTGPDRVRNEKPGGKRKYKTRHLEGTNEVAQPSRDFASKVKDSHYQKSSSKLDGNYKNESDSFSDSRSSERETKPKKRKRRTRSLSVEIVYEGKATDTTKHHKKKKKKHKKKHRKHHGDNISRSPVVITIDSDSDKDSEVKADMEECDNNCPQDPLQNEFLAPSLEPFETKDVVTIEDEFGVLDKECDITTLTNNLNNANKTVDNIPPQPTSVEQTLDVREESTFASDLENQPSSVVSIQTEPSRQLPSPRTSLMSLSLHRD from the exons GGGTCGCAGCAGCCGCCAGGGTCTCCGCTGTCTCGCGAGGAGGGTGAAGCGCCCCCGCCTACTCCCGCACCGGAGGGTAGGCGGAGAAGTCGCCGGGTACGCCTTCGTGGATCTTGCCGTCACCGACCTAGCCTCCTCGGCCGTGGGGAGCTTGCCTCCAGCGCCGCAGCCGGGCCTGCGCCGGCATCTTCCGAG ATAATGGCATCAGCtgctaaagaatttaaaatggacAACTTTTCACCTAAAGCTGGCACTAGCAAATTGCAACAGACAGTACCAGCTGATGCATCTCCTGATTCTAAGTGTCCTATATGCTTGGATAGATTTGATAATGTGTCTTACTTAGATCGCTGCTTACACAAGTTCTGTTTTCGCTGTGTTCAGGAGTGGTCAAAAAACAAAGCTGAATGTCCACTATGTAAACAGCCCTTTGattctatttttcattctgtGAGGGCAGAAGATGACTTCAAGGAGTATGTCCTAAGACCTTCATATAATGGTTCTTTTGCCACCCCTGAAGTTCGACGATTTCGCTACCGTACAACAATGACAAGGGAAAGAAATGCTTCTGTTTATTCACCTAGTAGTACCATGAATAGAAGAACAACTACTCCACCAGATAGTGGAGTGCTGTTTGAAGGGTTAGGCATTTCATCAAGACCTAGAGGTGTTGAAATTCCTCAACTTATGAGACAGATTTCATTGAGGCAATCTACTGCAGATGAAAGGCCTTTGCGGAAAATTCAAGAACaagatattattaattttagacGAACTCTCTATCGTGCTGGTGCTCGAGTTAGAAATATAGAAGATGGTGGTCGCTATAGGGATATTTCAGCTGAATTTTTCCGTAGGAATCCAGCTTGTCTTCACAGGTTAGTCCCTTGGTTAAAACGTGAACTTACAGTTCTTTTTGGAGCTCATGGATCTTTAGTCAATATTGTCCAGCACATCATCATGAGTAATGTTACTCGCTATGACTTGGAGAGTCAGGCATTTGTGTCTGATTTAAGACCATTTTTACTTAACCGAACTGAGCATTTTATACATGAGTTTATCAGTTTTGCTCGATCTCCTTTTAACATGGCAGCTTTTGACCAACATGCTAATTATGATTGCCCTGCTCCATCATATGAAGAAGGTAGCCATTCTGATTCTTCAGTCATAACAATATCTCCAGATGAGACTGAGACCCAAGAGCTGGATATTAATGTAGCCACTGTTAGTCAGGCACCTTGGGATGATGAAACTCCAGGACCATCTTACTCAAGCTCAGAGCAGGTACATGTTGCCATGTCTTCCCTTTTAAATACTTCTGACAGTTCAGATGAAGAACTTGTCACAGAAGGAGCCACGTCTCAGATACAAGGAGTACAAACCAATGAAGACCTAAATAATGACAGTGATTCTTCTTCAGATAATTGTGTCATTGTTGGGTTTGTTAAACCACTAGCTGAGAGGACGCCGGAACTTGTTGAACTGTCCTCAGATTCCGAGGAGTTAGGCTCTTATGAGAAAATAGAAACAGGGAAGACACAAGAACAAGAGCACTCTTACAGTACTGGTGATAGTGATGTTAGTAGATGTTCATCTCCACACTCTGTTCTTGGAAAAGATGAGCAAATGAATAAAGGTCATTGTGATTCTGGTACAAGAATCAAatcaaggaaggaagagaaacgATCTACATCATTGTCATCTCCTAGAGACCTGAGCTCATCTATGAGAGGAGACAGAGTATATTCCCCGTATAACCATAGACACAGAAAGAGGGGAAGATCCAGAAGTTCGGATTCTCGTTCCCAGAGTAGAAGTGGGCACGATCAGAGGAATCATAGAAGGCATCAcgggaagaaaagaatgaagagcaAACGATCCAGAAGCAGGGAGAGTAGCAGACCTAGAGGAAGAAGAGACAAAAAGAGATCAAGAACTAGAGATAGCAGTTGGTCAAGAAGAAGCCAAACTCTTTCTCTAAGTAGTGAAAGCACAAGCAGATCAAGATCTCGTAGCAGTGATCATGGCAAAAGAAGATCACGGAGCAGAAATAGAGATCgctattatttaagaaataattatggAAGTAGATATAAGTGGGAGTATACATATTACAGTAGAAACAAGGACAGGGACGGTTATGAATCGTCTTACAGAAGGAGGACTCTGTCCAGAGCCCATTATTCTAGACAATCTTCAAGTCCAGAATTTAGAATTCAGTCCTTTTCTGAAAGAACAAATGCTAGGAAAAAGAATAATCACAGTGAAAGgaagtattattattatgaaaggCACAGATCGAGGAGCCTTTCTAGTAATAGGTCAAGGACTGCATCTACAGGGCCTGACCGGGTGAGAAACGAAAAGCCTGGAGGGAAACGAAAATATAAAACACGGCATTTGGAGGGTACTAATGAAGTTGCTCAACCATCTCGTGACTTTGCTTCTAAAGTAAAGGATAGTCATTACCAAAAATCTTCATCAAAATTGGATGGAAATTACAAAAATGAGAGTGACAGCTTTTCAGACAGCCGATCatcagagagagaaacaaaacccaagaaaagaaaaagaagaacccGGAGCTTAAGTGTAGAGATAGTCTATGAAGGGAAAGCTACTGATACAACTAaacatcataaaaagaaaaagaagaaacataagaaGAAGCATAGGAAACATCATGGAGATAATATTTCACGTTCCCCAGTTGTTATTACTATTGACAGTGATAGTGATAAAGATTCTGAAGTGAAGGCAGATATGGAAGAATGTGACAATAATTGTCCTCAAGACCCTTTACAAAATGAGTTTTTGGCTCCTTCCTTGGAACCATTTGAAACTAAAGATGTAGTCACAATAGAAGATGAATTTGGTGTCCTGGACAAGGAGTGTGATATCACCACACTTACCAACAACTTGAATAATGCCAATAAGACTGTGGATAATATTCCGCCCCAGCCAACTTCAGTTGAACAAACTCTTGATGTAAGAGAAGAGAGCACCTTTGCCTCTGATTTGGAAAACCAGCCCAGTAGTGTTGTATCTATTCAAACTGAGCCATCAAGGCAATTGCCATCTCCACGGACATCATTAATGTCATTGTCTCTCCATAGAGATTGA
- the Topors gene encoding E3 ubiquitin-protein ligase Topors isoform X3: protein MASAAKEFKMDNFSPKAGTSKLQQTVPADASPDSKCPICLDRFDNVSYLDRCLHKFCFRCVQEWSKNKAECPLCKQPFDSIFHSVRAEDDFKEYVLRPSYNGSFATPEVRRFRYRTTMTRERNASVYSPSSTMNRRTTTPPDSGVLFEGLGISSRPRGVEIPQLMRQISLRQSTADERPLRKIQEQDIINFRRTLYRAGARVRNIEDGGRYRDISAEFFRRNPACLHRLVPWLKRELTVLFGAHGSLVNIVQHIIMSNVTRYDLESQAFVSDLRPFLLNRTEHFIHEFISFARSPFNMAAFDQHANYDCPAPSYEEGSHSDSSVITISPDETETQELDINVATVSQAPWDDETPGPSYSSSEQVHVAMSSLLNTSDSSDEELVTEGATSQIQGVQTNEDLNNDSDSSSDNCVIVGFVKPLAERTPELVELSSDSEELGSYEKIETGKTQEQEHSYSTGDSDVSRCSSPHSVLGKDEQMNKGHCDSGTRIKSRKEEKRSTSLSSPRDLSSSMRGDRVYSPYNHRHRKRGRSRSSDSRSQSRSGHDQRNHRRHHGKKRMKSKRSRSRESSRPRGRRDKKRSRTRDSSWSRRSQTLSLSSESTSRSRSRSSDHGKRRSRSRNRDRYYLRNNYGSRYKWEYTYYSRNKDRDGYESSYRRRTLSRAHYSRQSSSPEFRIQSFSERTNARKKNNHSERKYYYYERHRSRSLSSNRSRTASTGPDRVRNEKPGGKRKYKTRHLEGTNEVAQPSRDFASKVKDSHYQKSSSKLDGNYKNESDSFSDSRSSERETKPKKRKRRTRSLSVEIVYEGKATDTTKHHKKKKKKHKKKHRKHHGDNISRSPVVITIDSDSDKDSEVKADMEECDNNCPQDPLQNEFLAPSLEPFETKDVVTIEDEFGVLDKECDITTLTNNLNNANKTVDNIPPQPTSVEQTLDVREESTFASDLENQPSSVVSIQTEPSRQLPSPRTSLMSLSLHRD from the coding sequence ATGGCATCAGCtgctaaagaatttaaaatggacAACTTTTCACCTAAAGCTGGCACTAGCAAATTGCAACAGACAGTACCAGCTGATGCATCTCCTGATTCTAAGTGTCCTATATGCTTGGATAGATTTGATAATGTGTCTTACTTAGATCGCTGCTTACACAAGTTCTGTTTTCGCTGTGTTCAGGAGTGGTCAAAAAACAAAGCTGAATGTCCACTATGTAAACAGCCCTTTGattctatttttcattctgtGAGGGCAGAAGATGACTTCAAGGAGTATGTCCTAAGACCTTCATATAATGGTTCTTTTGCCACCCCTGAAGTTCGACGATTTCGCTACCGTACAACAATGACAAGGGAAAGAAATGCTTCTGTTTATTCACCTAGTAGTACCATGAATAGAAGAACAACTACTCCACCAGATAGTGGAGTGCTGTTTGAAGGGTTAGGCATTTCATCAAGACCTAGAGGTGTTGAAATTCCTCAACTTATGAGACAGATTTCATTGAGGCAATCTACTGCAGATGAAAGGCCTTTGCGGAAAATTCAAGAACaagatattattaattttagacGAACTCTCTATCGTGCTGGTGCTCGAGTTAGAAATATAGAAGATGGTGGTCGCTATAGGGATATTTCAGCTGAATTTTTCCGTAGGAATCCAGCTTGTCTTCACAGGTTAGTCCCTTGGTTAAAACGTGAACTTACAGTTCTTTTTGGAGCTCATGGATCTTTAGTCAATATTGTCCAGCACATCATCATGAGTAATGTTACTCGCTATGACTTGGAGAGTCAGGCATTTGTGTCTGATTTAAGACCATTTTTACTTAACCGAACTGAGCATTTTATACATGAGTTTATCAGTTTTGCTCGATCTCCTTTTAACATGGCAGCTTTTGACCAACATGCTAATTATGATTGCCCTGCTCCATCATATGAAGAAGGTAGCCATTCTGATTCTTCAGTCATAACAATATCTCCAGATGAGACTGAGACCCAAGAGCTGGATATTAATGTAGCCACTGTTAGTCAGGCACCTTGGGATGATGAAACTCCAGGACCATCTTACTCAAGCTCAGAGCAGGTACATGTTGCCATGTCTTCCCTTTTAAATACTTCTGACAGTTCAGATGAAGAACTTGTCACAGAAGGAGCCACGTCTCAGATACAAGGAGTACAAACCAATGAAGACCTAAATAATGACAGTGATTCTTCTTCAGATAATTGTGTCATTGTTGGGTTTGTTAAACCACTAGCTGAGAGGACGCCGGAACTTGTTGAACTGTCCTCAGATTCCGAGGAGTTAGGCTCTTATGAGAAAATAGAAACAGGGAAGACACAAGAACAAGAGCACTCTTACAGTACTGGTGATAGTGATGTTAGTAGATGTTCATCTCCACACTCTGTTCTTGGAAAAGATGAGCAAATGAATAAAGGTCATTGTGATTCTGGTACAAGAATCAAatcaaggaaggaagagaaacgATCTACATCATTGTCATCTCCTAGAGACCTGAGCTCATCTATGAGAGGAGACAGAGTATATTCCCCGTATAACCATAGACACAGAAAGAGGGGAAGATCCAGAAGTTCGGATTCTCGTTCCCAGAGTAGAAGTGGGCACGATCAGAGGAATCATAGAAGGCATCAcgggaagaaaagaatgaagagcaAACGATCCAGAAGCAGGGAGAGTAGCAGACCTAGAGGAAGAAGAGACAAAAAGAGATCAAGAACTAGAGATAGCAGTTGGTCAAGAAGAAGCCAAACTCTTTCTCTAAGTAGTGAAAGCACAAGCAGATCAAGATCTCGTAGCAGTGATCATGGCAAAAGAAGATCACGGAGCAGAAATAGAGATCgctattatttaagaaataattatggAAGTAGATATAAGTGGGAGTATACATATTACAGTAGAAACAAGGACAGGGACGGTTATGAATCGTCTTACAGAAGGAGGACTCTGTCCAGAGCCCATTATTCTAGACAATCTTCAAGTCCAGAATTTAGAATTCAGTCCTTTTCTGAAAGAACAAATGCTAGGAAAAAGAATAATCACAGTGAAAGgaagtattattattatgaaaggCACAGATCGAGGAGCCTTTCTAGTAATAGGTCAAGGACTGCATCTACAGGGCCTGACCGGGTGAGAAACGAAAAGCCTGGAGGGAAACGAAAATATAAAACACGGCATTTGGAGGGTACTAATGAAGTTGCTCAACCATCTCGTGACTTTGCTTCTAAAGTAAAGGATAGTCATTACCAAAAATCTTCATCAAAATTGGATGGAAATTACAAAAATGAGAGTGACAGCTTTTCAGACAGCCGATCatcagagagagaaacaaaacccaagaaaagaaaaagaagaacccGGAGCTTAAGTGTAGAGATAGTCTATGAAGGGAAAGCTACTGATACAACTAaacatcataaaaagaaaaagaagaaacataagaaGAAGCATAGGAAACATCATGGAGATAATATTTCACGTTCCCCAGTTGTTATTACTATTGACAGTGATAGTGATAAAGATTCTGAAGTGAAGGCAGATATGGAAGAATGTGACAATAATTGTCCTCAAGACCCTTTACAAAATGAGTTTTTGGCTCCTTCCTTGGAACCATTTGAAACTAAAGATGTAGTCACAATAGAAGATGAATTTGGTGTCCTGGACAAGGAGTGTGATATCACCACACTTACCAACAACTTGAATAATGCCAATAAGACTGTGGATAATATTCCGCCCCAGCCAACTTCAGTTGAACAAACTCTTGATGTAAGAGAAGAGAGCACCTTTGCCTCTGATTTGGAAAACCAGCCCAGTAGTGTTGTATCTATTCAAACTGAGCCATCAAGGCAATTGCCATCTCCACGGACATCATTAATGTCATTGTCTCTCCATAGAGATTGA
- the Topors gene encoding E3 ubiquitin-protein ligase Topors isoform X2, translating into MIMASAAKEFKMDNFSPKAGTSKLQQTVPADASPDSKCPICLDRFDNVSYLDRCLHKFCFRCVQEWSKNKAECPLCKQPFDSIFHSVRAEDDFKEYVLRPSYNGSFATPEVRRFRYRTTMTRERNASVYSPSSTMNRRTTTPPDSGVLFEGLGISSRPRGVEIPQLMRQISLRQSTADERPLRKIQEQDIINFRRTLYRAGARVRNIEDGGRYRDISAEFFRRNPACLHRLVPWLKRELTVLFGAHGSLVNIVQHIIMSNVTRYDLESQAFVSDLRPFLLNRTEHFIHEFISFARSPFNMAAFDQHANYDCPAPSYEEGSHSDSSVITISPDETETQELDINVATVSQAPWDDETPGPSYSSSEQVHVAMSSLLNTSDSSDEELVTEGATSQIQGVQTNEDLNNDSDSSSDNCVIVGFVKPLAERTPELVELSSDSEELGSYEKIETGKTQEQEHSYSTGDSDVSRCSSPHSVLGKDEQMNKGHCDSGTRIKSRKEEKRSTSLSSPRDLSSSMRGDRVYSPYNHRHRKRGRSRSSDSRSQSRSGHDQRNHRRHHGKKRMKSKRSRSRESSRPRGRRDKKRSRTRDSSWSRRSQTLSLSSESTSRSRSRSSDHGKRRSRSRNRDRYYLRNNYGSRYKWEYTYYSRNKDRDGYESSYRRRTLSRAHYSRQSSSPEFRIQSFSERTNARKKNNHSERKYYYYERHRSRSLSSNRSRTASTGPDRVRNEKPGGKRKYKTRHLEGTNEVAQPSRDFASKVKDSHYQKSSSKLDGNYKNESDSFSDSRSSERETKPKKRKRRTRSLSVEIVYEGKATDTTKHHKKKKKKHKKKHRKHHGDNISRSPVVITIDSDSDKDSEVKADMEECDNNCPQDPLQNEFLAPSLEPFETKDVVTIEDEFGVLDKECDITTLTNNLNNANKTVDNIPPQPTSVEQTLDVREESTFASDLENQPSSVVSIQTEPSRQLPSPRTSLMSLSLHRD; encoded by the coding sequence ATAATGGCATCAGCtgctaaagaatttaaaatggacAACTTTTCACCTAAAGCTGGCACTAGCAAATTGCAACAGACAGTACCAGCTGATGCATCTCCTGATTCTAAGTGTCCTATATGCTTGGATAGATTTGATAATGTGTCTTACTTAGATCGCTGCTTACACAAGTTCTGTTTTCGCTGTGTTCAGGAGTGGTCAAAAAACAAAGCTGAATGTCCACTATGTAAACAGCCCTTTGattctatttttcattctgtGAGGGCAGAAGATGACTTCAAGGAGTATGTCCTAAGACCTTCATATAATGGTTCTTTTGCCACCCCTGAAGTTCGACGATTTCGCTACCGTACAACAATGACAAGGGAAAGAAATGCTTCTGTTTATTCACCTAGTAGTACCATGAATAGAAGAACAACTACTCCACCAGATAGTGGAGTGCTGTTTGAAGGGTTAGGCATTTCATCAAGACCTAGAGGTGTTGAAATTCCTCAACTTATGAGACAGATTTCATTGAGGCAATCTACTGCAGATGAAAGGCCTTTGCGGAAAATTCAAGAACaagatattattaattttagacGAACTCTCTATCGTGCTGGTGCTCGAGTTAGAAATATAGAAGATGGTGGTCGCTATAGGGATATTTCAGCTGAATTTTTCCGTAGGAATCCAGCTTGTCTTCACAGGTTAGTCCCTTGGTTAAAACGTGAACTTACAGTTCTTTTTGGAGCTCATGGATCTTTAGTCAATATTGTCCAGCACATCATCATGAGTAATGTTACTCGCTATGACTTGGAGAGTCAGGCATTTGTGTCTGATTTAAGACCATTTTTACTTAACCGAACTGAGCATTTTATACATGAGTTTATCAGTTTTGCTCGATCTCCTTTTAACATGGCAGCTTTTGACCAACATGCTAATTATGATTGCCCTGCTCCATCATATGAAGAAGGTAGCCATTCTGATTCTTCAGTCATAACAATATCTCCAGATGAGACTGAGACCCAAGAGCTGGATATTAATGTAGCCACTGTTAGTCAGGCACCTTGGGATGATGAAACTCCAGGACCATCTTACTCAAGCTCAGAGCAGGTACATGTTGCCATGTCTTCCCTTTTAAATACTTCTGACAGTTCAGATGAAGAACTTGTCACAGAAGGAGCCACGTCTCAGATACAAGGAGTACAAACCAATGAAGACCTAAATAATGACAGTGATTCTTCTTCAGATAATTGTGTCATTGTTGGGTTTGTTAAACCACTAGCTGAGAGGACGCCGGAACTTGTTGAACTGTCCTCAGATTCCGAGGAGTTAGGCTCTTATGAGAAAATAGAAACAGGGAAGACACAAGAACAAGAGCACTCTTACAGTACTGGTGATAGTGATGTTAGTAGATGTTCATCTCCACACTCTGTTCTTGGAAAAGATGAGCAAATGAATAAAGGTCATTGTGATTCTGGTACAAGAATCAAatcaaggaaggaagagaaacgATCTACATCATTGTCATCTCCTAGAGACCTGAGCTCATCTATGAGAGGAGACAGAGTATATTCCCCGTATAACCATAGACACAGAAAGAGGGGAAGATCCAGAAGTTCGGATTCTCGTTCCCAGAGTAGAAGTGGGCACGATCAGAGGAATCATAGAAGGCATCAcgggaagaaaagaatgaagagcaAACGATCCAGAAGCAGGGAGAGTAGCAGACCTAGAGGAAGAAGAGACAAAAAGAGATCAAGAACTAGAGATAGCAGTTGGTCAAGAAGAAGCCAAACTCTTTCTCTAAGTAGTGAAAGCACAAGCAGATCAAGATCTCGTAGCAGTGATCATGGCAAAAGAAGATCACGGAGCAGAAATAGAGATCgctattatttaagaaataattatggAAGTAGATATAAGTGGGAGTATACATATTACAGTAGAAACAAGGACAGGGACGGTTATGAATCGTCTTACAGAAGGAGGACTCTGTCCAGAGCCCATTATTCTAGACAATCTTCAAGTCCAGAATTTAGAATTCAGTCCTTTTCTGAAAGAACAAATGCTAGGAAAAAGAATAATCACAGTGAAAGgaagtattattattatgaaaggCACAGATCGAGGAGCCTTTCTAGTAATAGGTCAAGGACTGCATCTACAGGGCCTGACCGGGTGAGAAACGAAAAGCCTGGAGGGAAACGAAAATATAAAACACGGCATTTGGAGGGTACTAATGAAGTTGCTCAACCATCTCGTGACTTTGCTTCTAAAGTAAAGGATAGTCATTACCAAAAATCTTCATCAAAATTGGATGGAAATTACAAAAATGAGAGTGACAGCTTTTCAGACAGCCGATCatcagagagagaaacaaaacccaagaaaagaaaaagaagaacccGGAGCTTAAGTGTAGAGATAGTCTATGAAGGGAAAGCTACTGATACAACTAaacatcataaaaagaaaaagaagaaacataagaaGAAGCATAGGAAACATCATGGAGATAATATTTCACGTTCCCCAGTTGTTATTACTATTGACAGTGATAGTGATAAAGATTCTGAAGTGAAGGCAGATATGGAAGAATGTGACAATAATTGTCCTCAAGACCCTTTACAAAATGAGTTTTTGGCTCCTTCCTTGGAACCATTTGAAACTAAAGATGTAGTCACAATAGAAGATGAATTTGGTGTCCTGGACAAGGAGTGTGATATCACCACACTTACCAACAACTTGAATAATGCCAATAAGACTGTGGATAATATTCCGCCCCAGCCAACTTCAGTTGAACAAACTCTTGATGTAAGAGAAGAGAGCACCTTTGCCTCTGATTTGGAAAACCAGCCCAGTAGTGTTGTATCTATTCAAACTGAGCCATCAAGGCAATTGCCATCTCCACGGACATCATTAATGTCATTGTCTCTCCATAGAGATTGA